A genomic region of Mesobacillus jeotgali contains the following coding sequences:
- a CDS encoding S8 family serine peptidase, with translation MKRFTYLLLALLLIFPVFAVPQGKAGSLAVIDPLVSKALDTASSLQVIVTFKGDGAPTNTQLSLLKTLGIETGISMKSLPIAGVIATKAQIEKLAANPEVQSIYMNRKLTYFNADATAITGVDKARTDDSFRQANGGLPVSGKGIGVVVNDSGVDGTHKDHELGKNLVQNVMGSTNLNALAPGLLPVTYQENVPNTDTNSGHGTHVAGTVGGTGAMSGGKYEGAAPGADLIGYGSGAALFVLDGIGGFDYAITHQSQYNIRVITNSWGSSGDFDPNDPINIASKKAHDRGITVLFAAGNEGPGENTHNPYAKAPWVISVAAGVKDGTLADFSSRGTKGVGGTFTMDGKEWTWKDEPTVTAPGVDIVSTRVLAPVSSLSADQDAQTIETAYLPYYTTMSGTSMATPHVAGIVALMLEANPFLSPAEVKQILEQTATNMPGYETWEVGAGYVNAYGAIDKAFNDTAYGSTLNSTQTFYSNVESSTERKEFSVDYNPLTFISDNQYEFTVEEGMSSLVAKVDGAGLMEQTGNPINLVLIAPDGTEYSSGVSLLFPLYYDRTVSVTSPEPGAWKAEIRGLRGADANPLGLALPETVKGEMAFTRVSGFSGLNDIAGHPAADAIKMGVSERLFDGFSNGAFKPDTLLTRAELAKYLVMGAEIKQSLPATPSFSDVSNTDLPFVEAATAKGASFRDQQHIQKGVILPKANGKFAPKDGVTRAELAYSLVQSLGLQKEAEEFDGQLTVQYNDERIAISDASDVPEHLKGYVQVALDLNILNAKFAVTQGLYDLKPKVTASFGPSVKNTRGDFAVAMTRYYNAFLK, from the coding sequence ATGAAACGTTTTACGTATTTGTTGCTAGCATTATTGCTCATTTTTCCTGTATTTGCTGTACCCCAGGGGAAGGCGGGCAGCCTGGCGGTCATTGATCCGCTTGTCAGCAAGGCACTCGACACTGCCAGCTCACTGCAGGTTATTGTTACTTTTAAAGGCGATGGTGCACCTACGAACACCCAGTTGTCGCTGTTAAAAACGCTCGGCATCGAAACGGGAATCAGCATGAAATCCCTGCCGATTGCCGGAGTCATCGCGACAAAAGCGCAAATTGAAAAACTTGCGGCAAATCCGGAAGTACAATCGATTTACATGAACAGAAAACTTACTTACTTCAATGCTGATGCCACTGCCATCACTGGCGTCGATAAAGCCAGGACAGACGACAGCTTCCGTCAAGCAAATGGCGGTCTGCCTGTTTCAGGAAAAGGAATTGGTGTCGTCGTGAACGACAGTGGTGTGGACGGAACTCATAAAGACCATGAACTTGGCAAAAACCTTGTCCAGAATGTAATGGGCTCCACAAACTTGAATGCACTTGCACCAGGCTTGCTGCCGGTCACATACCAGGAAAACGTGCCGAACACTGATACAAATTCAGGCCATGGTACACACGTAGCCGGCACGGTCGGCGGAACTGGCGCGATGTCTGGCGGAAAATATGAAGGTGCTGCACCAGGTGCGGACTTGATCGGCTACGGCTCAGGAGCGGCGTTGTTCGTCCTTGATGGCATCGGCGGCTTCGATTATGCAATTACACATCAGTCACAGTACAATATCCGCGTCATCACGAATTCATGGGGTTCATCAGGAGACTTCGATCCCAACGACCCTATCAATATTGCCAGCAAAAAGGCGCATGACCGCGGAATTACGGTTCTTTTTGCGGCAGGTAATGAAGGTCCAGGGGAAAACACCCATAACCCATATGCAAAAGCTCCATGGGTTATTTCAGTCGCTGCCGGAGTCAAAGATGGAACGCTGGCTGATTTTTCTTCAAGAGGTACGAAAGGTGTAGGCGGAACATTTACAATGGACGGAAAGGAATGGACATGGAAGGATGAACCGACCGTGACGGCGCCTGGAGTAGATATCGTTTCAACTCGGGTCCTTGCTCCAGTATCAAGCTTGTCTGCCGACCAGGATGCGCAAACAATCGAAACGGCGTACCTTCCATACTACACAACAATGAGTGGTACATCGATGGCGACTCCGCATGTTGCCGGTATCGTGGCGTTAATGCTGGAGGCAAATCCATTCTTATCTCCTGCTGAGGTCAAGCAGATCCTTGAGCAGACCGCTACGAATATGCCAGGCTATGAAACCTGGGAAGTCGGCGCAGGCTACGTGAATGCTTATGGTGCAATTGATAAAGCCTTCAATGATACTGCTTATGGTTCTACACTGAATTCAACGCAGACATTTTACAGCAATGTTGAATCATCAACGGAACGCAAAGAGTTTTCGGTTGACTACAATCCGTTGACATTCATTTCTGATAATCAATATGAATTCACAGTCGAAGAAGGAATGTCCAGCCTTGTAGCAAAAGTGGACGGTGCGGGTCTCATGGAACAAACGGGCAATCCGATCAACCTTGTGCTGATCGCTCCGGATGGCACAGAATACAGCTCGGGTGTCAGCCTGCTGTTCCCGCTCTACTATGATCGCACAGTATCCGTGACTTCTCCTGAACCAGGAGCATGGAAGGCTGAAATTCGCGGACTACGCGGCGCAGATGCCAATCCACTTGGCCTGGCTTTGCCTGAAACGGTAAAAGGTGAAATGGCCTTCACAAGGGTCAGCGGTTTCTCCGGGTTGAACGATATTGCCGGACACCCGGCAGCAGATGCGATTAAAATGGGCGTGAGTGAACGATTATTCGACGGCTTCTCGAATGGAGCCTTCAAACCTGATACGCTTTTAACAAGAGCAGAGCTGGCTAAATACCTGGTGATGGGCGCAGAGATTAAGCAGTCATTGCCGGCAACACCGAGCTTCTCTGATGTTTCAAATACGGACCTGCCATTTGTCGAAGCCGCAACAGCAAAGGGTGCTTCCTTCCGCGATCAACAGCACATCCAGAAAGGGGTTATCTTGCCGAAAGCAAACGGTAAATTCGCACCAAAGGATGGCGTGACCCGCGCGGAGCTGGCATATTCACTGGTTCAATCATTAGGACTGCAAAAGGAAGCAGAGGAATTCGATGGGCAGCTGACTGTCCAGTATAATGACGAAAGAATTGCAATATCGGACGCTTCAGATGTTCCTGAGCACCTGAAAGGCTATGTCCAGGTGGCTCTCGACCTGAATATCCTCAATGCAAAATTCGCTGTAACACAGGGTCTCTATGATCTGAAACCAAAGGTAACAGCAAGCTTCGGCCCATCTGTGAAAAATACACGCGGTGACTTTGCGGTAGCTATGACACGTTACTATAACGCTTTCCTAAAATAA
- a CDS encoding S8 family serine peptidase, with translation MKFKAAFLSFILMAGTLFASIVPGTTTKAVEPVKAVVDSELTKTLLTAIAPVEAIVTFKSDEGVLPEQVDLLEKVGITKGLTLNSLPIAGILATKSQIDKLAQSDQVVSIYLNKKLKYENAEATDITGVDQVRTDDTMRKLNGGLPVTGKGIGVVINDSGVDGTHRDLEFGSHLVQNVLGSTNLNALDAALLPVTYVENVPNTDSSSGHGTHVAGIVGGTGEMSGGKYEGVAPGANLIGYGSGAAVAMLDTIGGFDYALTHQQEYNIRVITNSWGDTGDAGTDFDPYNPINIATKKLYDRGIVTVFSAGNSGPDAKTISGNYKKAPWVVTVAAGDKSGKLADFSSRGEEGRGGTVTVDGQTWNWVDQPTITSPGVDIISTRVISPLVALGATADAEYIEPAHLPYYTTMSGTSMAAPHVAGIIALMLEANPLLSPSEVKSILEKTATSMPDYAVWEVGAGYVNAYKSVDAAFKKKK, from the coding sequence ATGAAGTTTAAAGCTGCATTTTTATCATTTATTCTCATGGCCGGGACGCTCTTTGCTTCGATCGTTCCCGGAACGACGACTAAGGCAGTCGAGCCAGTCAAAGCTGTGGTCGATTCTGAGCTGACGAAAACGCTTTTGACAGCCATCGCCCCAGTTGAGGCAATCGTTACTTTTAAAAGTGATGAGGGTGTTTTGCCTGAACAGGTAGATCTTCTGGAGAAGGTTGGGATTACGAAGGGTTTGACATTGAACAGCCTGCCAATCGCAGGAATTCTCGCGACAAAATCACAGATTGATAAGCTTGCACAAAGTGATCAGGTCGTTTCTATTTATCTTAATAAAAAACTGAAATACGAAAATGCGGAAGCTACAGATATCACTGGTGTAGATCAGGTTCGAACAGATGACACGATGAGAAAGCTGAATGGCGGCTTGCCGGTTACTGGCAAGGGGATTGGCGTCGTCATCAATGACAGCGGTGTTGACGGGACGCATCGTGACCTGGAGTTTGGCAGCCATCTTGTCCAAAATGTATTGGGCTCGACAAACTTGAATGCGCTTGATGCTGCCTTGCTGCCAGTAACTTATGTTGAAAATGTTCCGAACACCGATTCAAGCTCCGGACATGGTACGCATGTAGCTGGTATTGTTGGCGGAACAGGCGAAATGTCAGGCGGGAAATATGAAGGAGTGGCTCCTGGCGCCAACCTGATTGGCTATGGATCAGGCGCAGCGGTTGCGATGCTTGATACAATTGGCGGTTTTGATTATGCGCTGACCCATCAGCAAGAATACAATATCCGTGTGATTACGAATTCCTGGGGAGATACTGGCGATGCCGGAACTGACTTTGATCCATATAACCCTATTAATATCGCAACAAAAAAATTGTATGACCGCGGAATCGTAACGGTCTTTTCCGCAGGGAATTCAGGTCCAGACGCTAAAACCATTTCCGGAAATTATAAAAAAGCTCCTTGGGTCGTTACCGTAGCAGCTGGAGATAAGTCCGGAAAGCTGGCTGATTTCTCTTCTCGCGGTGAAGAAGGACGGGGTGGAACGGTAACAGTCGATGGTCAGACATGGAATTGGGTGGATCAGCCGACAATAACATCACCGGGAGTCGACATCATCTCGACGAGAGTGATCAGCCCGCTCGTGGCGCTTGGTGCAACTGCCGATGCTGAGTACATTGAACCGGCGCATCTGCCGTATTACACGACAATGAGCGGAACATCGATGGCCGCACCGCATGTCGCAGGCATCATCGCCTTGATGCTTGAAGCTAATCCTTTGCTGTCGCCTTCTGAAGTAAAGTCAATTCTTGAAAAAACAGCAACATCAATGCCGGATTACGCTGTATGGGAAGTCGGCGCTGGCTATGTGAACGCTTATAAATCGGTCGATGCAGCTTTTAAGAAGAAAAAATGA
- a CDS encoding response regulator, translating into MIRLMLVDDHAVLRDGLRNIISVEEDIEVVGEAVSGDEALLKVESCKPDMILMDINMPMKNGVEVTGILKKKYPHIKVLILTMHSHEEYFMSAIREGADGYLLKDAPSDQVVEAIRTVARGESVIHPSMTRKLLAFHQQKQTQQEDTTLTEREKEVLLCLVEGLSNKEIADRLFISDKTVKIHVSKIFKKLNVKSRSQVVIHAVQHQLVPIPPTSSGA; encoded by the coding sequence ATGATCAGGCTCATGCTAGTGGATGACCATGCCGTGCTCCGCGACGGACTGCGGAATATTATATCAGTTGAAGAAGATATCGAAGTCGTCGGCGAGGCCGTATCCGGCGACGAAGCACTGTTGAAGGTGGAAAGCTGCAAGCCGGACATGATTTTAATGGATATCAACATGCCCATGAAAAATGGTGTTGAAGTCACTGGTATTCTGAAAAAGAAATACCCGCATATAAAAGTGTTGATACTGACAATGCACAGCCACGAGGAATATTTCATGTCGGCCATCCGTGAAGGAGCGGACGGCTATTTATTAAAAGACGCGCCTTCCGACCAGGTTGTCGAGGCAATCCGCACCGTCGCCCGTGGCGAGTCGGTAATCCATCCGTCGATGACGAGAAAGCTGCTCGCCTTCCACCAGCAAAAACAAACACAGCAAGAGGACACAACCCTAACCGAGCGCGAAAAGGAAGTGCTGCTCTGCCTCGTTGAAGGTCTCAGTAACAAAGAAATCGCCGACCGACTGTTCATCAGCGACAAAACCGTCAAAATCCACGTCAGTAAAATCTTCAAAAAGCTGAACGTCAAAAGCCGCTCCCAGGTCGTCATCCACGCCGTCCAGCACCAGCTCGTACCAATCCCGCCGACATCAAGCGGGGCATAA
- a CDS encoding GAF domain-containing sensor histidine kinase, protein MEKALSQRREKSAKLFMNSVSLIGWLLILLSLVKLEPPGEPVVLALLFLFLLISEYYPMPVWRGHTAITFPVVYVLFLLYGFPYTAIAYAGAVLIVNLVHRRPLRTVLFNPAQLVISFYVAAMALPLMEPLLEKLALTPIIEGMLGYIFLLAVYVLVNNVIVDLVLVIRPQHYSFKMWKQKSLTELNSAGISLIYGITLYVVGSQNRGEIDVFAYFFFFSPLVGISLLSATIARLKREKNRLKLLFSITSELNQMLPSQDWLSALRGSFNELIGAEASLLWIKKDGEWELSFKDGRTISNCELPPEALAEFDGMRSPVVFNDRKKDGGVAAACFEEDVKAFVYSPLVIENETIGMFIIARSRTKSFEDHDVQSIATLANQLAVIIKTRMLFTEKEKVIVLEERNRIARDIHDGVAQTLAGAVMKLETAGKKFTKNPEETRKLVDESVIGLRESLKEVRESIYALRPYPTQKATLAEAILRKIEAVQKEYQQDIEFEIRGQEQELSPMVEKVLFDTFQESLHNAIKHSQATRVEVLLSYQTEHILLKIKDEGKGFSLFQAMLKARNQPHFGILQMNDAAEKINASLQIDSKEGSGTEVSITVPRMGIEGETTNDQAHASG, encoded by the coding sequence ATGGAAAAGGCCCTTTCACAAAGAAGGGAAAAGTCTGCAAAGTTGTTCATGAACTCGGTATCATTGATTGGCTGGCTGCTCATCCTTCTCTCTCTTGTAAAATTGGAACCTCCCGGCGAACCGGTTGTTTTAGCACTATTATTTTTATTCCTGCTTATTAGCGAGTACTACCCGATGCCAGTTTGGAGAGGGCATACAGCGATCACATTCCCGGTGGTCTATGTTTTATTTTTGCTGTATGGATTTCCGTACACTGCAATCGCTTATGCTGGCGCAGTCCTGATTGTGAACCTCGTCCATAGAAGGCCGCTCAGGACAGTATTGTTCAACCCCGCCCAGCTCGTGATCAGTTTTTATGTTGCTGCAATGGCACTTCCTCTAATGGAACCTCTCTTGGAAAAACTGGCACTCACTCCGATCATAGAGGGGATGTTAGGTTACATTTTCCTGTTGGCTGTCTATGTTTTGGTCAACAACGTGATTGTCGACCTTGTTCTCGTAATCAGGCCGCAGCATTATTCTTTTAAAATGTGGAAGCAAAAGAGTCTCACGGAACTGAATAGTGCAGGTATTTCGTTGATTTACGGGATTACCCTTTATGTCGTTGGCAGCCAAAATCGCGGCGAAATCGATGTCTTTGCATACTTTTTCTTTTTCTCGCCGCTAGTCGGGATTTCCCTTTTGAGCGCGACGATTGCCAGGCTGAAAAGAGAGAAGAACCGTTTGAAGCTTCTTTTTTCGATCACTTCCGAGTTGAATCAGATGCTCCCTTCACAGGACTGGCTTTCGGCTTTACGAGGGAGCTTCAATGAATTGATTGGTGCAGAGGCAAGTTTATTATGGATCAAAAAAGATGGCGAATGGGAGCTTAGCTTTAAAGATGGCAGGACAATATCGAATTGCGAGTTGCCGCCAGAGGCGTTAGCTGAATTTGATGGAATGCGCAGCCCAGTGGTTTTTAATGATCGCAAAAAGGATGGCGGTGTTGCAGCTGCCTGTTTTGAGGAAGATGTGAAGGCGTTCGTCTACTCGCCGCTTGTCATCGAGAACGAAACAATCGGGATGTTCATCATTGCCAGAAGCAGGACGAAAAGCTTTGAGGACCACGATGTCCAATCGATTGCGACACTTGCCAACCAGCTGGCCGTCATCATCAAGACGCGGATGCTTTTTACCGAAAAAGAAAAGGTGATTGTCCTTGAAGAGAGGAACCGCATCGCCCGTGACATCCATGACGGAGTCGCCCAGACACTTGCCGGGGCGGTCATGAAGCTGGAAACGGCGGGAAAGAAGTTTACTAAGAACCCTGAAGAAACAAGGAAGCTAGTTGACGAGAGTGTCATTGGCTTGAGGGAGAGCCTGAAGGAAGTGCGTGAATCAATTTATGCCTTGCGCCCGTATCCGACTCAAAAAGCGACACTGGCTGAAGCGATTTTAAGAAAAATCGAAGCGGTCCAGAAGGAATACCAGCAGGACATTGAATTCGAAATCAGGGGCCAGGAGCAGGAGCTCAGCCCGATGGTCGAAAAAGTCCTGTTCGACACTTTCCAGGAAAGCCTTCACAACGCCATCAAGCATTCGCAGGCAACGAGGGTTGAAGTTCTCTTAAGCTATCAAACTGAGCATATACTGTTGAAAATCAAGGATGAAGGAAAAGGGTTCTCGCTGTTCCAGGCAATGCTGAAGGCCAGAAACCAGCCGCATTTCGGCATCTTGCAAATGAACGATGCCGCTGAAAAAATAAACGCTTCCTTGCAGATCGACAGCAAGGAAGGTTCAGGAACGGAAGTCAGCATCACCGTTCCTAGAATGGGAATCGAGGGGGAAACCACGAATGATCAGGCTCATGCTAGTGGATGA
- a CDS encoding peptide ABC transporter permease, protein MIRLLKTKKFIFGVSFLTILLTLSILNTVVNEGKIRQVQFIYNEEGTLEKAPPYPPFDVFLFGSDMYGYDMLHTVIEGAKYSIGIVLVVAFLRMILSIVLSYFLFRVPDRIFNLIKTVSEPLSFFPQTLIAYFLLVSVVMYTIHGFHHPLWIRVVYEFIILVLIALPALTVQLIEKKRRVWKEEFIKSAITLGGSKRHIYFKHVLPQLYEEWILMFGQQFLQVLALLVHLGVLLILFGGTITGEGPPSSVTHEWSGLIGINKRFMLAHEWIVYVPILFFALTALSVAMINKALSDFFKQKEMVRNNKGI, encoded by the coding sequence ATGATCAGATTGCTGAAAACGAAAAAATTCATATTTGGGGTATCCTTTCTGACAATCCTGCTGACACTGAGTATTTTGAATACCGTTGTGAATGAAGGCAAAATCAGACAAGTCCAGTTCATCTATAATGAAGAAGGAACCCTGGAAAAAGCGCCGCCATATCCGCCGTTTGATGTTTTTCTGTTTGGCTCGGATATGTATGGCTATGATATGCTCCACACCGTGATTGAAGGGGCAAAATATTCAATTGGCATCGTCCTGGTCGTCGCTTTTTTAAGGATGATTTTATCAATTGTCTTGAGTTATTTTCTATTCAGGGTGCCGGACCGGATCTTCAATTTGATAAAAACGGTTTCGGAGCCATTATCCTTTTTCCCGCAGACATTGATTGCCTACTTCCTGCTCGTTTCGGTCGTCATGTATACAATCCACGGCTTCCATCATCCTTTATGGATCAGGGTGGTCTATGAGTTCATCATTCTAGTCCTGATTGCGCTGCCGGCATTGACCGTCCAGCTTATCGAGAAGAAGCGCAGGGTTTGGAAGGAAGAATTCATTAAATCGGCGATTACACTTGGCGGGAGCAAGCGCCATATCTATTTCAAGCATGTCCTTCCGCAATTGTATGAAGAATGGATCTTGATGTTCGGCCAGCAGTTTTTGCAGGTGCTCGCACTGCTCGTGCACCTTGGCGTCTTGCTCATCCTCTTTGGAGGAACGATTACGGGTGAGGGACCACCCTCATCGGTCACACATGAGTGGTCAGGGTTGATTGGTATTAACAAGCGTTTCATGCTTGCTCATGAGTGGATCGTTTATGTGCCGATTCTGTTTTTCGCGTTGACTGCGCTGAGCGTAGCGATGATCAATAAGGCTTTGAGTGACTTTTTCAAACAAAAGGAAATGGTCAGGAACAATAAGGGGATATAG
- a CDS encoding ABC transporter permease subunit, which translates to MVIKSAIRVITVILQYIAGVLLFITIGSLPVLLRDLTFDTEGYFHSIRELAFKIFTLSNLTYDGKHEMLPAVMGRFFYSMKTLGMAMFVATAMAFLLSYLVVLFFEKKKDYILSFIEIIRSIPDVLWMFLLQAAVIWVFKTFGVKFVQTTSLGSDNQAVLLPLISLSLPISLFLTQIIVLKIFEELDKQYILLAKAKGLSFFYMLNVHVVRNISEDLKGHFKTIVWMMLSTLVMVEYIFNLNGLMLFNIKYVSVELFVFSCILFFTPFFLIYRLIDFRRLSI; encoded by the coding sequence ATGGTGATAAAAAGTGCAATTCGGGTCATCACCGTTATTTTGCAGTACATAGCAGGTGTGCTCCTGTTTATAACCATCGGGAGCCTGCCAGTCCTTTTGAGGGATTTGACGTTTGATACGGAGGGTTATTTTCACAGTATAAGGGAATTGGCTTTTAAGATTTTCACCTTAAGTAATCTAACTTACGATGGAAAGCATGAGATGCTGCCGGCGGTGATGGGCCGATTTTTCTATTCGATGAAGACATTGGGCATGGCAATGTTTGTGGCAACAGCGATGGCGTTCCTGCTATCCTACTTGGTCGTGCTCTTTTTTGAAAAGAAAAAGGACTATATTCTAAGCTTCATAGAAATCATTCGTTCCATCCCTGATGTGCTATGGATGTTCCTGCTGCAGGCGGCTGTGATTTGGGTATTTAAAACCTTCGGGGTGAAATTCGTCCAGACGACCTCGCTCGGTAGCGATAACCAGGCTGTCCTGCTTCCACTCATCAGTTTGAGCCTGCCAATTTCTCTTTTTTTGACGCAGATTATCGTCCTTAAAATCTTTGAAGAGCTGGATAAGCAGTACATACTATTAGCCAAAGCAAAAGGGCTGTCCTTTTTTTACATGCTGAATGTCCACGTGGTCCGCAATATCAGCGAGGATTTGAAAGGGCACTTCAAGACGATTGTGTGGATGATGCTCTCAACACTCGTTATGGTCGAATACATATTTAATCTGAATGGTTTGATGCTGTTCAATATCAAGTATGTTTCCGTCGAGCTGTTCGTGTTTAGCTGTATTCTGTTCTTTACGCCATTTTTCCTGATTTATAGACTAATAGATTTTAGAAGGTTATCAATATGA
- a CDS encoding MATE family efflux transporter, protein MPQTNRGRLKIITVLAVPAVIENFFQTILGFVDTYFVSKIGLAEVSAVGVTNAVLAIYFALFMAIGVAANVRIANFLGANLPEKARHISQQSIVLAAIFGVLTGIITLIFAEPLLKLMGIEAEVLEAGALYFRIVGIPSIVMSFMFVLSAILRGAGDTKSPMKVSIVINIINAVLDYVLIFGFLFIPEMGIVGAALATVFSRLIGSIALFYYVNRKETLTFRNDYWSIDKTHLKELTTLGAPAAGERLVMRAGQIVYFGFVVALGTNAFAAHQIAGNIEVFSYMIGYGFATAATILVGQQIGAGNLDEAKHYARLSTYLTVGSMTVLGALLFFLGDWAGSFFTEDPQVVNNIGTALKISGVFQPFLAVLMVLTGAFQGANNTKFPMYLTGFGMWAVRTVLVYVLGIKLGWGLAGVWIAIGADIAFRAVVLAIQFKRGKWMALEKAPDPESHCHPQTAKENMSACANNY, encoded by the coding sequence ATGCCGCAAACGAATAGAGGACGGCTTAAGATTATTACAGTGCTGGCTGTACCGGCAGTTATCGAAAACTTCTTCCAGACAATCCTCGGTTTTGTTGACACCTACTTTGTTTCAAAAATTGGGTTAGCCGAAGTCTCAGCGGTAGGTGTAACCAATGCAGTTCTCGCTATTTATTTTGCTTTGTTCATGGCCATTGGGGTAGCGGCCAATGTAAGGATTGCGAACTTCCTTGGTGCGAACCTGCCGGAAAAAGCCCGGCATATTTCACAGCAATCCATTGTCCTCGCTGCAATTTTTGGTGTTTTAACAGGAATCATTACATTGATTTTTGCGGAACCGCTCCTAAAACTTATGGGTATAGAAGCGGAAGTGCTCGAAGCAGGGGCCCTCTATTTCAGGATTGTCGGGATTCCGTCTATTGTGATGAGCTTTATGTTTGTTTTAAGCGCAATCCTGCGGGGGGCAGGCGACACAAAATCTCCGATGAAGGTCAGTATTGTCATCAATATTATCAATGCTGTTTTGGATTACGTTCTCATCTTTGGGTTCTTGTTTATACCGGAAATGGGCATTGTCGGAGCCGCATTGGCAACGGTATTCTCACGGCTGATCGGGAGCATTGCATTGTTTTACTATGTGAATCGTAAAGAAACGCTTACCTTCCGCAATGATTACTGGAGTATTGACAAGACTCATTTGAAGGAGCTGACAACACTGGGAGCTCCTGCAGCAGGGGAAAGGCTGGTCATGCGAGCGGGGCAAATCGTCTACTTTGGTTTCGTGGTTGCCCTCGGGACGAATGCGTTTGCCGCCCATCAGATTGCTGGCAACATTGAAGTATTTTCTTACATGATTGGCTACGGCTTCGCCACAGCTGCAACCATCCTTGTTGGCCAGCAAATCGGAGCCGGTAACCTGGATGAGGCAAAGCACTATGCCAGATTATCCACTTATCTAACAGTCGGTTCGATGACGGTGCTAGGTGCTCTTCTGTTTTTCCTCGGCGACTGGGCCGGCAGCTTTTTTACAGAAGATCCACAAGTTGTTAACAATATCGGTACAGCACTGAAAATCTCAGGGGTTTTCCAGCCATTCTTAGCCGTATTGATGGTGCTGACAGGCGCATTCCAGGGTGCGAACAACACCAAGTTTCCGATGTACCTGACGGGATTCGGGATGTGGGCTGTACGGACTGTCCTTGTCTATGTCCTTGGAATCAAGCTGGGCTGGGGCCTTGCGGGAGTCTGGATTGCCATTGGCGCTGACATTGCCTTCCGTGCCGTGGTCCTTGCTATCCAGTTCAAGCGCGGTAAATGGATGGCACTCGAAAAAGCGCCAGATCCTGAATCGCACTGCCATCCACAAACTGCAAAAGAAAATATGTCCGCCTGCGCCAATAATTATTGA